In Streptococcus dysgalactiae subsp. dysgalactiae, the following are encoded in one genomic region:
- the uvrB gene encoding excinuclease ABC subunit UvrB yields MIDKRDNKPFHLVSKYEPSGDQPQAIETLVDNIKGGEKAQILLGATGTGKTYTMSQVINKVNKPTLVIAHNKTLAGQLYGEFKEFFPDNAVEYFVSYYDYYQPEAYVPSSDTYIEKDSSVNDEIDKLRHSATSALLERNDVIVVASVSCIYGLGSPKEYADSAVSLRPGQEISRDQLLNQLVDIQFERNDIDFQRGRFRVRGDVVEVFPASRDEHAFRIEFFGDEIDRIREIESLTGKTIGEVDHLILFPATHFVTNDEHMEQSIAKIQAELEEQLKVFETEGKLLEAQRLRQRTEYDIEMLREMGYTNGVENYSRHMDGRAAGEPPYTLLDFFPEDFLIMIDESHMTMGQIKGMYNGDQARKQMLVDYGFRLPSALDNRPLRREEFESHVHQIVYVSATPGDYEMEQTDTIVEQIIRPTGLLDPEIDVRPSMGQMDDLLGEINQRVERGERTFITTLTKKMAEDLTDYLKEMGVKVKYMHSDIKTLERTEIIRDLRLGVFDVLIGINLLREGIDVPEVSLVAILDADKEGFLRNERGLIQTIGRAARNADGHVIMYADKVTESMQRAIDETARRREIQMAYNETHGIIPQTIKKDIRDLISISKAAESDVAETAVDYETMSRSERKEAIKTLQKQMQEAAELLDFEMAAQIRDMILELKLMD; encoded by the coding sequence ATGATTGATAAACGTGATAACAAACCTTTTCATTTGGTTTCAAAATATGAGCCATCTGGCGACCAACCCCAAGCTATTGAGACCTTAGTAGACAATATTAAAGGCGGAGAAAAAGCTCAGATTCTTTTGGGTGCTACTGGGACGGGAAAGACCTATACCATGAGTCAGGTCATTAACAAGGTTAATAAACCGACCTTAGTGATTGCTCACAATAAAACCTTAGCGGGACAGCTTTATGGAGAGTTCAAGGAATTTTTCCCTGATAATGCTGTGGAATATTTTGTTTCCTATTATGATTACTACCAACCGGAAGCCTATGTGCCATCAAGCGACACCTATATCGAAAAAGACAGCTCTGTCAATGATGAGATTGATAAACTTCGTCATTCTGCAACCTCAGCCTTATTGGAGCGTAATGATGTTATTGTAGTGGCTTCGGTCTCATGTATTTACGGACTGGGTTCTCCAAAAGAGTATGCTGATTCAGCAGTGAGCCTCAGACCTGGACAAGAAATTTCTAGGGATCAACTGCTTAACCAGCTGGTGGATATTCAGTTTGAGCGTAACGATATTGACTTTCAACGTGGCCGTTTTCGAGTTCGCGGGGATGTGGTTGAAGTTTTTCCCGCTTCAAGAGATGAACATGCCTTTCGGATAGAATTTTTTGGAGATGAGATTGATCGTATTCGAGAAATTGAAAGTTTGACTGGTAAAACCATAGGAGAAGTAGACCATTTGATTCTGTTTCCTGCTACTCACTTTGTTACCAATGATGAACACATGGAACAATCCATTGCTAAGATTCAAGCTGAACTGGAAGAACAGTTGAAGGTTTTTGAAACTGAAGGCAAATTATTGGAAGCGCAGCGATTACGCCAAAGAACTGAGTATGACATTGAAATGTTAAGGGAGATGGGTTACACTAACGGTGTTGAAAACTATTCTCGCCATATGGATGGTCGAGCAGCAGGAGAACCCCCTTATACATTATTAGACTTCTTCCCAGAAGATTTTTTGATTATGATTGATGAAAGTCATATGACAATGGGACAGATTAAAGGCATGTATAATGGTGACCAAGCCAGAAAACAAATGCTAGTTGACTATGGGTTTAGGTTGCCCTCTGCTTTGGATAATCGTCCTTTAAGGCGGGAAGAGTTTGAAAGCCATGTGCACCAAATCGTGTATGTTTCTGCTACTCCAGGTGACTATGAAATGGAGCAGACAGATACGATTGTGGAACAAATCATTCGTCCAACGGGCTTGCTTGATCCTGAAATAGATGTGCGACCAAGTATGGGGCAAATGGATGACCTATTGGGAGAAATCAATCAGCGTGTTGAACGTGGTGAGCGGACCTTTATCACAACACTGACGAAAAAAATGGCAGAAGATCTGACAGACTATCTAAAAGAAATGGGTGTCAAGGTCAAATATATGCATAGCGACATAAAGACCTTAGAACGGACAGAAATTATCCGTGATTTGAGGTTAGGTGTCTTTGATGTACTTATTGGAATCAACTTACTGCGTGAGGGAATTGATGTGCCAGAAGTTAGTCTTGTCGCCATTTTGGATGCGGATAAGGAAGGCTTCCTCCGTAACGAGCGTGGTTTGATTCAGACTATTGGACGAGCAGCCCGGAATGCAGATGGACATGTCATTATGTATGCTGATAAGGTCACGGAATCGATGCAACGGGCTATCGATGAAACGGCTCGTCGTCGTGAGATTCAAATGGCTTATAATGAAACACATGGGATTATCCCACAAACCATCAAAAAGGATATCAGAGATCTTATCAGTATCAGCAAAGCAGCGGAGTCTGATGTCGCAGAAACTGCAGTGGACTATGAAACCATGTCTCGTTCTGAGCGAAAAGAAGCTATTAAAACCTTACAGAAGCAGATGCAAGAAGCAGCTGAATTACTTGATTTTGAAATGGCTGCTCAAATTCGTGACATGATATTAGAGTTAAAACTAATGGATTAG